Proteins from a single region of Phycisphaeraceae bacterium D3-23:
- a CDS encoding glycosyltransferase family 39 protein, protein MPETSTNPENALTRRVCLALLGIAILALTLRVGAIVALKSWENPNAMEHAVIAQNLVEGRGYSFTGFRLFQKTSVQSPTMPFLLAASYKVFGVDSERAYGAVMMLNALIGAAGVPLVFLLARRLGATACVGMLAALGYAVWPTQIYSASATQVIVIVTVLVLVVVYLFYRSLDTGKLGPWIAFSLLGCFAALTEPALLPPMALTGLLIFVWPCGFSFGKRLRNAAVLLGAAFVVLGPWTLRNYQVHDTFMPVKSSFWVNTWKGNNPYATGTDRLALTDAQREALAEQSLLDADGLARDTNFDEYRQYSMLTDAQMAELNGKPEAEREEVFKKYAQTWIGEHPAGYAKLSGIRLVKTLWLEWDNPRSQNLIYKATRTAFLALTLIGIVLALRSKWRLGFPLLIVGLPVVLITLTITAARFIIPYEPIGLCLIGLVIATCWRAITGKAKDDQPATETQPHNSTSPQPHA, encoded by the coding sequence ATGCCTGAAACAAGCACGAATCCCGAGAACGCCCTCACCCGGCGGGTCTGTCTGGCACTGCTGGGGATCGCGATCCTTGCGCTCACGCTGCGCGTCGGCGCGATCGTAGCGCTCAAGAGCTGGGAGAACCCCAACGCGATGGAGCACGCCGTCATCGCGCAGAACCTCGTCGAGGGGCGCGGCTACAGCTTCACCGGCTTCCGCCTGTTCCAGAAGACCAGCGTGCAGTCGCCGACGATGCCTTTCCTGCTCGCCGCGAGTTACAAGGTGTTTGGTGTCGATAGCGAACGGGCCTACGGCGCGGTGATGATGCTCAACGCGCTGATCGGCGCGGCGGGTGTCCCGCTGGTGTTCCTGCTCGCGCGACGCTTAGGGGCTACAGCGTGCGTCGGTATGCTCGCGGCGTTGGGCTACGCCGTCTGGCCCACGCAGATCTACTCGGCCAGCGCGACGCAGGTCATCGTGATCGTCACCGTACTCGTGTTGGTGGTGGTGTATCTGTTCTACCGCTCGCTCGACACGGGCAAGCTCGGGCCGTGGATCGCGTTTTCTTTGCTGGGCTGTTTCGCGGCGCTCACCGAGCCCGCGCTGCTGCCGCCGATGGCGCTGACGGGGCTGCTGATCTTCGTCTGGCCCTGCGGGTTTAGTTTCGGCAAGCGGCTGCGCAATGCGGCGGTCTTGCTCGGCGCGGCCTTCGTCGTGCTGGGCCCGTGGACACTGCGCAACTACCAGGTCCACGACACGTTCATGCCCGTCAAGAGCAGCTTCTGGGTCAACACATGGAAAGGCAACAACCCCTACGCGACGGGGACCGATCGGCTCGCACTGACCGACGCGCAGCGCGAAGCGCTCGCCGAGCAGTCGCTCCTCGACGCCGACGGCCTGGCACGCGACACAAACTTTGATGAGTACCGCCAGTACTCGATGCTCACCGATGCGCAGATGGCCGAGCTCAACGGCAAGCCCGAAGCCGAACGCGAAGAAGTCTTCAAGAAGTACGCTCAAACGTGGATCGGCGAACACCCCGCGGGCTACGCGAAGCTCTCAGGCATCCGACTAGTCAAAACGCTCTGGCTTGAATGGGACAACCCGCGCTCGCAGAACCTCATCTACAAAGCGACACGCACGGCCTTCTTAGCCCTCACGCTCATCGGGATCGTCCTCGCGCTGCGCAGCAAGTGGCGGCTTGGCTTCCCGCTGCTGATCGTGGGCTTGCCCGTGGTCTTGATCACGCTGACGATCACCGCAGCGCGCTTTATCATCCCCTACGAACCGATCGGGCTCTGCCTGATCGGGCTGGTCATCGCGACCTGTTGGCGCGCGATCACCGGCAAGGCCAAGGACGACCAGCCCGCCACCGAAACACAGCCACACAACTCAACGTCGCCCCAGCCCCATGCCTGA
- a CDS encoding sulfotransferase, with product MPDTLPNTLIIGAMKASTTLLYTMLGQHPRVWFPSEKEPHYFTAPDYDDPAAWERYRTLFASCPADAQVIAEASTNYTKQPHFGDTPGRIRAKLGEPRLVYILRDPVARAISNYRHSYVTNRYDAGTAAAQALDRDPILIAASRYAEQLDAYHAEFGEGSVHVVVAERLHDDPLRVMTKLAGYLGIDPIDDWRKTPEAVNAIGELAASDRADRLLGPAMRRRIAALLPSGLKQRLKRAAARDVPVPEVDDATRDHIYHAIEDDLARLHTMLGSAIDCWPSTKRMTDDPSAQSAPAA from the coding sequence ATGCCTGACACGCTCCCCAATACGCTCATCATCGGCGCGATGAAGGCCTCGACGACCCTGCTCTACACGATGCTGGGCCAGCACCCGCGCGTGTGGTTTCCGTCAGAAAAAGAACCGCACTACTTCACCGCGCCCGACTACGACGACCCCGCCGCCTGGGAACGCTACCGCACGCTGTTCGCGTCTTGCCCTGCGGACGCGCAGGTCATCGCCGAGGCCTCGACCAACTACACCAAGCAGCCGCACTTCGGCGACACACCGGGCCGGATCCGCGCCAAGCTCGGCGAACCCAGGCTCGTCTACATCCTGCGCGATCCCGTCGCCCGCGCTATCAGCAACTACCGACACAGCTACGTCACGAATCGCTACGACGCCGGCACCGCCGCCGCGCAGGCACTTGATCGTGACCCGATCCTGATCGCCGCAAGCCGGTACGCCGAGCAGCTTGACGCGTATCACGCAGAATTCGGCGAGGGCAGCGTGCATGTTGTGGTTGCCGAGCGTCTGCACGACGACCCGTTGCGTGTCATGACCAAGCTCGCGGGATATCTCGGGATCGACCCGATCGATGATTGGCGCAAGACGCCCGAGGCGGTGAATGCGATCGGCGAGCTCGCGGCGTCCGACCGCGCCGACCGGCTGCTGGGGCCGGCGATGCGCCGCCGGATCGCGGCGTTACTCCCAAGCGGGCTCAAACAACGCCTCAAACGTGCCGCCGCGCGCGATGTCCCTGTGCCCGAGGTCGATGACGCGACGCGCGACCACATCTACCACGCCATCGAAGACGACCTCGCCCGCCTGCATACGATGTTGGGTAGTGCGATCGACTGCTGGCCCAGCACGAAACGCATGACCGACGATCCCTCCGCGCAATCCGCACCCGCCGCCTGA
- a CDS encoding glycosyltransferase family 2 protein: protein MTTMTPPATKTTDATHAPVCARIDVVIVNYRTGELVCDCLDSLVDEARCLPGMRVTITDNASGDGSIDEIAQHIEAQGYVDWAATMPLDENGGFAYGNNAAIRESLARETPPDAVLLLNPDTVARPGAVEALWAFMEAHPDVGIAGSRLEHLDESVQTSAFRFPGFAGEVEEAVRFGPVTRLLSRWVVAPTPPSEAQPCDWVSGASMMVRRAVFEEVGVLDDGFFMYYEELDFIRRAADRGWPCWYVPQSRVVHLVGQASGVTDLKKPQKRRPAYWFAARSRYFRRHHGVAGKLWIDLGWVSGRMFFKMMNTLRRKPTNDPPHLIRDYIRHNLIPGGVSR from the coding sequence ATGACGACGATGACACCCCCTGCGACAAAGACCACCGACGCGACGCACGCCCCCGTGTGCGCGCGGATCGACGTTGTCATCGTCAACTACCGCACCGGCGAGCTCGTCTGTGACTGCCTCGATTCGCTTGTGGATGAAGCCAGATGCCTGCCCGGTATGCGCGTCACCATCACCGACAACGCGTCGGGCGATGGCTCGATCGACGAAATCGCGCAGCACATCGAAGCCCAGGGCTATGTCGACTGGGCGGCGACGATGCCGCTCGACGAGAACGGCGGATTCGCCTACGGCAACAACGCGGCGATCCGCGAATCGCTTGCACGTGAAACGCCGCCCGATGCCGTGTTGCTCTTGAACCCCGACACCGTGGCCCGCCCCGGCGCGGTCGAAGCGCTCTGGGCATTCATGGAAGCGCACCCCGACGTCGGCATCGCCGGCAGCCGGCTGGAACACCTCGACGAGTCCGTACAGACCTCGGCCTTCCGCTTCCCGGGGTTTGCGGGCGAGGTCGAAGAGGCCGTGCGGTTTGGGCCCGTGACCCGTCTGCTGTCGCGCTGGGTTGTCGCGCCCACGCCGCCGAGTGAAGCGCAGCCGTGCGACTGGGTTTCGGGCGCAAGCATGATGGTCCGCCGCGCGGTGTTTGAAGAAGTTGGGGTGCTGGACGACGGTTTTTTCATGTACTACGAAGAGCTCGACTTCATCCGCCGCGCGGCGGATCGGGGTTGGCCGTGTTGGTATGTGCCGCAAAGCCGGGTGGTTCACCTCGTGGGCCAGGCGTCGGGCGTGACCGACCTGAAGAAGCCGCAGAAACGCCGGCCGGCGTATTGGTTCGCAGCGCGGTCGCGCTACTTCCGTCGGCACCACGGCGTCGCGGGTAAGCTGTGGATCGACCTGGGCTGGGTGTCGGGCCGCATGTTCTTCAAGATGATGAACACGCTGCGCCGCAAGCCGACCAACGACCCGCCGCACCTGATCCGCGACTACATCCGGCACAACCTCATCCCCGGGGGTGTGAGCCGATGA
- a CDS encoding glycosyltransferase family A protein has protein sequence MRSVGAVLIGRNEGERLERALRACCKQTDRVVYVDSGSTDGSVAYARSIGVEVVELDMDEPFTAARGRNAGAERLLGQHPDTTYVQFVDGDCELVPGWLEHGVIALEGNDKLAVVCGRLREVHPEHSVYNRLIDLEWDTPIGPAESCGGIAMFRISAFADVGRFDATVAAGEEPELCMRLRAAGWLIERIDHDMAMHDAAITKLSQWMRRSVRTGRGSLDLVTRFGDNGSGFGKIVKRARLWGFCWPFLLLLGTLATGIGLGFAYGLGVGLAGAFAAMSLLIWPGLLKVAYGFLRGAMRGMPYSTAFYNALLDLLSKFAEVWGQWGYMRDQKRGRTTRLIEYKNAPAATHDGAAVEAKQA, from the coding sequence ATGCGATCCGTCGGCGCAGTCTTGATCGGCCGCAACGAAGGCGAACGCCTCGAGCGCGCGCTGCGCGCTTGCTGCAAGCAGACCGACCGTGTGGTCTATGTCGACTCCGGCTCGACGGACGGCAGTGTCGCTTACGCACGGTCGATCGGTGTCGAAGTCGTCGAACTCGACATGGACGAGCCCTTCACCGCCGCCCGCGGACGAAACGCCGGGGCAGAGCGATTACTCGGTCAGCACCCCGACACCACCTATGTGCAATTTGTCGATGGTGATTGTGAGCTTGTCCCCGGCTGGCTGGAGCACGGCGTCATTGCACTCGAAGGCAACGACAAACTCGCGGTGGTCTGTGGCCGGCTGCGCGAAGTGCACCCCGAGCATTCGGTCTACAACCGGCTGATCGACCTGGAGTGGGACACGCCTATCGGCCCCGCCGAGTCGTGCGGCGGGATCGCGATGTTCCGCATCAGCGCGTTTGCCGATGTCGGCCGATTCGACGCGACGGTCGCCGCAGGTGAAGAGCCCGAGCTTTGTATGCGATTGCGCGCCGCGGGCTGGTTGATCGAACGCATCGACCACGACATGGCGATGCACGACGCGGCGATCACGAAGCTGAGCCAGTGGATGCGCCGCAGCGTGCGGACCGGGCGTGGGTCGCTCGACCTAGTCACGCGTTTCGGCGACAACGGCAGCGGGTTTGGGAAGATCGTGAAGCGCGCGCGGCTGTGGGGATTCTGTTGGCCATTTTTACTCTTGCTCGGCACACTCGCAACGGGGATCGGACTCGGGTTCGCTTACGGGCTTGGAGTTGGTTTGGCCGGAGCGTTCGCAGCGATGTCACTGTTGATTTGGCCCGGGCTGCTCAAAGTTGCGTACGGATTCTTACGCGGCGCGATGCGTGGTATGCCGTATTCCACAGCGTTTTACAACGCACTGCTCGACCTGCTGAGTAAGTTCGCCGAAGTATGGGGGCAGTGGGGCTACATGCGCGACCAGAAGCGCGGCCGCACGACACGATTGATCGAATATAAAAACGCGCCCGCGGCAACGCACGACGGCGCGGCGGTGGAGGCGAAACAGGCATGA
- a CDS encoding Gfo/Idh/MocA family oxidoreductase gives MKAAVIGTGVICEQHLVGLKRVDAARLVAVCDLSPAMASYTADRFGADATYTDYQRMLDEAKPDVVHVLTPPPTHLRIVTDCLDAGAHVFVEKPAAPTYGELEKLMDASKRTGRALVEDHNYRFNTTVQQIEKLVEEGELGTVGEVEVRMVLGIRGEGGRFADRHLRHPSHDMPAGVIHEFITHLAYLALMFVPRDTPRDFDRVSALWSNHGGGDHFRYDDLDATAIVGKTHLRIRSSCHTGPDCFVLTVRGSEGYAETDLFQPFVRVVKPRKGGKQLSPLVNQFANGMTLVNASARNFRDKIMQRSAYEGLHELVERVYDALRDGRPMPVSLDDMDSTSRLVDALVAGQETV, from the coding sequence ATGAAGGCAGCGGTCATCGGTACCGGGGTGATCTGTGAGCAGCACCTCGTCGGGCTCAAACGTGTCGATGCGGCGCGACTGGTGGCGGTGTGCGACCTCTCGCCGGCGATGGCGTCGTACACCGCCGACCGTTTCGGCGCGGACGCGACGTACACCGACTATCAGCGCATGCTGGACGAGGCGAAGCCGGATGTCGTGCATGTGCTGACCCCGCCGCCGACGCACCTGCGGATCGTGACCGACTGCCTGGACGCGGGGGCGCACGTGTTTGTCGAAAAGCCCGCCGCACCGACCTATGGCGAACTCGAGAAGCTGATGGATGCGTCGAAACGCACGGGCCGGGCGCTCGTCGAAGACCACAACTACCGGTTTAACACCACGGTCCAGCAGATCGAGAAGCTCGTCGAGGAGGGCGAGCTGGGCACCGTCGGCGAGGTCGAGGTGCGCATGGTGCTCGGTATCCGCGGCGAGGGCGGGCGGTTCGCCGACCGGCATCTGCGCCACCCGTCGCACGACATGCCGGCCGGGGTGATCCACGAGTTCATTACGCACCTGGCGTACCTCGCGCTAATGTTCGTCCCGCGCGACACGCCGCGCGACTTTGACCGCGTCAGCGCGCTGTGGTCCAACCACGGCGGGGGCGACCACTTCCGCTACGACGACCTGGACGCGACCGCGATCGTCGGAAAAACGCACCTGCGCATCCGATCGAGCTGCCACACCGGCCCCGACTGTTTCGTGCTTACCGTCCGTGGCAGCGAGGGCTACGCGGAGACCGACCTCTTTCAGCCCTTCGTGCGCGTCGTCAAGCCGCGCAAGGGCGGCAAGCAGCTCTCGCCTCTGGTGAACCAGTTCGCCAACGGGATGACGCTGGTGAACGCCAGCGCACGAAACTTCCGTGACAAGATCATGCAGCGCAGTGCATATGAGGGTCTGCACGAACTCGTCGAGCGGGTGTACGATGCGCTGCGGGACGGGCGGCCGATGCCCGTGAGTCTTGACGATATGGACAGCACCAGCCGGCTGGTCGATGCGCTGGTGGCGGGGCAGGAGACGGTATGA
- a CDS encoding NAD-dependent epimerase/dehydratase family protein — translation MKLLVTGSTGFLGQAVVREALRLGHTVRAAVRPATDLERVWPGGHERLEVARIDLRRKQGLADACRGIDTVIHLAAVKMGDFYDQMVGTVVATENLLAAMDDAGCKRMVLCSTFSVYDYMRPRSGRVVDEDFPLEPDPDARDEYAKTKLLQEQMTRDHAEATGMALTVIRPGVIYGADNLLNGWTGQQLGEKRWVRIGANARVPLTYVEQCAEAHVLAATTDAAVGRTYNIVDHDPPTQKHYIKLLQKKFTPRPRVIPINWTLARTVARCGRIFNCICLGGKAKVPSILVPCRLHARAKPYRYNTQRPTDELGWTMRWSLEEAVDRALQIERGELLLGLTTDESLAAHASEEAAATDLAEAAPV, via the coding sequence ATGAAGCTCTTGGTCACAGGTTCGACGGGCTTCCTGGGGCAGGCGGTGGTGCGTGAGGCGCTTCGGCTTGGGCACACCGTGCGCGCCGCGGTGCGGCCGGCGACGGACCTCGAACGGGTCTGGCCCGGCGGGCACGAGCGGCTGGAAGTTGCGCGGATCGACCTGCGAAGGAAGCAGGGCCTCGCCGACGCATGCCGAGGTATCGACACGGTGATCCACCTCGCGGCGGTGAAGATGGGCGATTTTTACGACCAGATGGTCGGCACGGTCGTCGCGACGGAGAACCTGCTCGCCGCGATGGACGACGCCGGCTGTAAGCGGATGGTGCTGTGCAGCACGTTCAGCGTGTACGACTACATGCGGCCGCGCAGCGGGCGGGTCGTCGATGAAGACTTCCCACTCGAGCCCGACCCCGATGCGCGCGACGAGTACGCGAAGACCAAGCTGCTGCAAGAACAGATGACGCGCGACCATGCCGAGGCGACGGGCATGGCGCTCACGGTGATCCGGCCCGGCGTGATCTACGGTGCCGACAACCTGCTCAACGGCTGGACGGGCCAGCAACTTGGCGAAAAACGATGGGTGCGCATCGGTGCGAACGCCCGGGTCCCGTTGACCTACGTCGAGCAATGCGCCGAAGCGCACGTGCTCGCGGCGACGACCGACGCCGCGGTCGGCCGGACGTACAACATCGTGGACCACGACCCGCCGACCCAGAAGCACTACATCAAGCTGCTGCAGAAGAAATTCACGCCTCGGCCACGCGTGATTCCGATCAACTGGACGCTTGCGCGGACGGTTGCGCGGTGCGGGCGGATTTTCAACTGCATCTGCCTCGGCGGCAAAGCAAAAGTGCCGAGCATCCTCGTGCCGTGCCGGCTGCATGCGCGGGCCAAGCCGTACCGCTACAACACGCAGCGGCCGACGGACGAGCTAGGCTGGACGATGCGGTGGTCGCTCGAAGAGGCGGTCGACCGTGCGCTCCAGATCGAGCGGGGCGAGTTGTTGCTGGGGCTAACGACGGATGAATCGTTGGCAGCGCACGCAAGTGAAGAGGCCGCGGCCACCGACCTCGCGGAGGCGGCCCCGGTATGA
- a CDS encoding glycosyltransferase family 4 protein, which produces MKIAYLNGQYPRATDTFVQREVAGLRKQGIEVCTYSVRATTLDANAAESTRQEQDRTHYLLSQGIPRLVWASLVEGLRSPMAMFRAKRLAWATRQKGLKGLLYQAVYLVEAAALARQMRKENVEHLHNQFADASCTVAMLASELTGVPFSFTIHGPGIFFEPMRWRLDVKVRRAAFVSCISHFCRSQVMCFADPADWDKLKIVHCGVEPGLFAPRGHDGEGNELLFVGRLDAVKGMPVLLEALARLRQTRPDVRLTVVGDGPHRDRLEARSRENDLAGAVTFVGFRTPDQVREHLAQTDVFVMTSFAEGVPVVLMEAMMAGVPVVAPRIAGIAELVEDSVSGAMAAPGDTDGIVEAIDTLLGDCALRNAYGEAGAAKVAAEFDIAEETRKLAQHLRQCHGGSAVCEASDASPGSANAPHPQPERV; this is translated from the coding sequence ATGAAGATCGCCTACCTCAACGGCCAATACCCTCGCGCGACGGATACGTTCGTCCAGCGCGAAGTCGCGGGCTTGCGTAAGCAGGGAATCGAGGTGTGCACCTACTCGGTGCGCGCGACGACGCTGGACGCGAACGCGGCTGAGTCGACGCGGCAGGAGCAAGATCGAACGCACTACCTGCTGTCGCAAGGCATCCCGCGCCTGGTGTGGGCGTCACTTGTCGAGGGTTTGCGTTCGCCGATGGCGATGTTCCGCGCTAAGCGGCTCGCGTGGGCGACGCGGCAGAAGGGGCTCAAGGGGCTGCTCTACCAGGCGGTGTATCTGGTGGAGGCGGCGGCGCTGGCCCGGCAGATGCGCAAGGAAAATGTCGAGCACCTGCACAACCAGTTCGCGGACGCGAGTTGTACGGTGGCGATGCTGGCGTCAGAACTGACGGGCGTGCCATTCAGCTTCACGATCCACGGCCCGGGCATCTTCTTCGAGCCGATGCGCTGGCGGCTGGATGTGAAGGTGCGCCGCGCGGCGTTCGTGTCGTGCATCAGCCACTTTTGCCGATCGCAGGTGATGTGTTTCGCGGACCCTGCGGATTGGGACAAGCTGAAGATCGTGCACTGCGGGGTGGAGCCGGGGCTGTTCGCGCCGCGCGGGCATGATGGCGAAGGCAACGAACTGTTGTTTGTGGGTCGGCTTGATGCCGTCAAAGGGATGCCGGTTTTGCTTGAGGCGCTGGCGCGGCTGCGCCAGACACGGCCCGATGTACGGCTGACGGTGGTGGGCGACGGCCCGCACCGAGATCGGCTCGAAGCGCGCAGCCGTGAAAACGACCTGGCCGGGGCTGTGACGTTCGTGGGGTTCCGCACCCCGGACCAGGTGCGTGAGCACTTGGCGCAGACCGATGTGTTTGTGATGACGAGTTTTGCGGAGGGCGTGCCGGTGGTGCTGATGGAGGCGATGATGGCGGGGGTGCCTGTGGTCGCGCCGCGTATCGCGGGGATCGCGGAGCTCGTGGAGGACAGCGTGAGCGGGGCGATGGCTGCGCCGGGGGATACGGACGGGATCGTTGAAGCGATCGACACGCTGCTGGGCGATTGCGCGCTTCGGAACGCGTACGGCGAAGCGGGCGCGGCGAAGGTCGCGGCCGAGTTCGATATCGCCGAGGAAACTCGAAAGCTCGCGCAGCATCTGCGCCAGTGCCACGGCGGGTCGGCAGTATGCGAAGCGTCGGACGCATCGCCGGGATCCGCGAACGCTCCCCACCCCCAGCCGGAGCGTGTCTGA
- the asnB gene encoding asparagine synthase (glutamine-hydrolyzing): protein MCGIAGAVGFIDDRVQSAARAMSAALVHRGPDGEGYWSNVEPGAADERGVVLAHRRLSILDLSVAGAQPMHDPASGRVIAYNGEVYNFRGLREPLVQSGERFTSDCDTEVVLRLLALRGVEAVAALNGMFAFACWDPAERRLQLARDRLGIKPLYLADVEPEPGRRTVLFASELRSILASGLVEPRIDPVGLSSYLWNGFVAGPNTFIQGVSLLEAGTAVSIAAGESPGKPARFWWLPSSEGETASVDDAKDALGLAVGRRLIADVPLGVFLSGGIDSSAVAAVASRVAPGKVHTFNIGFPEVEYDESPYAARVAEQLGTEHRCIELTESHFRSHLDDALHSIDQPTFDGINTYFVSRAVREAGVTVALAGTGGDELFGGYTSYADLPKAQRWSRRMRCMPEAFLRGGAGLMSRFKTGRPGSVPPQTRWGKLGDVLATRGDMVDLYQVSYALYTEQFLDQLSPHADPDVYGLPASTHAALSGAIEKDPALHAISKLELSCFIGQRLLRDTDAASMAVSLEARVPLLDHVFIETIARMAPAQRFEPLGKKMMLRRLALEGLDRSTFDRPKSGFVLPIDTWARQGLKDQVRETLHDAQLCRQVGLDPATVARLFQAFQDGAPGLYWSRLWAIFVLLWWCREHRVSLG from the coding sequence ATGTGTGGGATCGCGGGAGCGGTGGGATTTATCGATGACCGTGTGCAGTCGGCGGCCCGCGCGATGAGCGCGGCGCTGGTGCATCGCGGGCCGGACGGCGAGGGGTACTGGTCCAATGTCGAGCCGGGCGCGGCGGACGAGCGCGGCGTGGTCCTTGCGCACCGGCGTTTGTCGATCCTTGATTTGAGCGTGGCCGGGGCACAGCCGATGCACGACCCCGCGAGCGGGCGGGTGATCGCCTACAACGGTGAGGTCTACAACTTCCGCGGCCTGCGCGAGCCCTTGGTCCAGTCGGGCGAGCGGTTTACCTCTGATTGCGATACCGAGGTTGTGCTGCGACTGCTTGCGCTGCGCGGTGTCGAGGCGGTGGCGGCGTTGAACGGCATGTTTGCGTTCGCCTGCTGGGACCCGGCCGAGCGCAGACTCCAGCTAGCCCGGGACCGGCTAGGGATTAAGCCGCTGTACCTCGCGGACGTCGAGCCGGAGCCGGGTCGGCGCACGGTGCTGTTTGCGTCGGAGCTTCGGTCGATTTTGGCGAGTGGGCTGGTTGAGCCACGCATCGATCCGGTGGGGCTGAGCAGTTATCTCTGGAACGGTTTTGTCGCCGGGCCGAACACATTCATCCAGGGTGTCTCGCTGTTGGAGGCGGGGACGGCCGTATCGATCGCTGCCGGTGAATCGCCGGGCAAGCCCGCGCGTTTCTGGTGGCTACCGTCGTCCGAGGGTGAAACGGCGAGTGTTGATGACGCGAAAGATGCGCTTGGCCTGGCCGTCGGCCGTCGCTTGATCGCGGACGTTCCGCTGGGTGTGTTTCTTTCGGGCGGGATCGATTCGAGCGCGGTCGCTGCGGTGGCGTCGCGCGTTGCGCCGGGTAAGGTGCATACGTTCAATATTGGATTCCCCGAGGTCGAGTACGACGAGTCGCCTTACGCCGCGCGGGTCGCGGAGCAGCTGGGGACCGAGCACCGCTGTATCGAGCTGACCGAGTCTCACTTCCGGTCGCACCTGGACGATGCGCTGCACAGCATCGACCAGCCGACGTTCGACGGGATCAATACGTACTTCGTCAGCCGGGCGGTGCGCGAAGCGGGCGTGACGGTCGCGCTCGCGGGGACAGGCGGCGACGAGTTGTTCGGCGGGTACACGAGCTACGCCGACCTGCCCAAGGCGCAGCGCTGGTCGCGCCGGATGCGGTGCATGCCCGAAGCGTTTTTGCGCGGCGGGGCGGGGCTCATGAGCCGGTTCAAGACCGGCCGGCCCGGCAGCGTTCCGCCGCAGACCCGCTGGGGCAAACTCGGCGATGTCCTCGCGACCCGCGGCGACATGGTCGACCTCTACCAGGTTTCCTACGCCCTCTACACCGAGCAGTTCCTCGACCAGCTCTCGCCGCACGCCGATCCCGATGTGTATGGCCTACCCGCCTCCACCCACGCGGCACTGAGCGGCGCGATCGAAAAGGACCCCGCGCTGCACGCGATCAGCAAGCTCGAACTCTCCTGCTTTATCGGACAGCGGCTGCTGCGTGATACCGATGCCGCATCGATGGCGGTATCGTTGGAAGCGCGTGTGCCGCTGCTGGACCACGTTTTTATCGAGACCATCGCTCGGATGGCCCCGGCACAGCGCTTCGAGCCGCTGGGCAAGAAGATGATGCTGCGTCGGCTCGCGCTGGAAGGGCTGGACCGTTCGACGTTCGACCGTCCCAAGTCCGGGTTCGTTCTGCCGATAGATACATGGGCGCGGCAGGGGCTCAAGGACCAGGTCCGCGAGACATTGCACGACGCCCAACTGTGTCGGCAGGTCGGGCTCGACCCGGCGACGGTGGCGCGGCTGTTCCAGGCGTTCCAGGACGGAGCGCCGGGTTTGTACTGGTCGCGCTTGTGGGCGATTTTTGTTCTGCTTTGGTGGTGCAGGGAGCACCGTGTTTCGTTGGGTTAG